The proteins below are encoded in one region of Paenibacillus sp. YYML68:
- a CDS encoding VanZ family protein yields the protein MNKNKAWITPKRIAMVLIFILLVISVLFTRMFTEQSGTESTMESQGIAAYLQHAVGEHFPVNPKDLFWRQTANMLVRKAAHFIEYMFVGMFLCAFLNIVTRRVAVSFVGAALLSVILAYLDEFRQKFIDGRSPTWLDVRIDSYGAFVGITAVTLFFIAYFKIAKLKAEVKRLEAELEQKEA from the coding sequence ATGAACAAGAACAAAGCGTGGATAACTCCAAAACGGATCGCAATGGTGCTGATCTTCATACTTCTTGTTATTTCAGTGCTGTTCACACGAATGTTTACCGAGCAAAGTGGAACGGAATCCACGATGGAGAGTCAAGGAATTGCAGCTTACCTGCAGCATGCAGTCGGTGAGCATTTCCCGGTCAACCCCAAGGACCTGTTCTGGAGACAAACAGCGAACATGCTCGTGCGTAAAGCCGCGCATTTCATCGAATACATGTTCGTAGGCATGTTTTTGTGTGCGTTCCTGAACATCGTAACTCGTAGGGTGGCGGTTTCTTTTGTAGGCGCTGCGCTCTTATCCGTTATACTGGCGTATCTGGATGAATTCAGACAGAAATTCATTGATGGTCGCAGCCCGACGTGGCTGGATGTGCGTATCGATTCTTACGGCGCATTCGTAGGGATTACTGCTGTAACGTTGTTCTTCATTGCTTATTTCAAAATCGCCAAGCTTAAGGCAGAGGTCAAGAGACTCGAGGCTGAGCTGGAGCAGAAGGAGGCGTAA
- a CDS encoding thiamine pyrophosphate-binding protein — MTPTVMDQKNERQQAEPVNADAHKPDQGLSVAPFILEQLAAWGVERIYGVIGDANLLLLDAIGKQNKIRFVPFLDENAAALAASAEAKLTGRVGVVLGTSGPGLTNMLNGLGDAYADAAGVIAITGQVDAPKVGTHTKQYIQQQVMVAPLATFSEQLAHADALPDLLLRCLVMSGVQGGVSHLSIPKLMFQDRVQGVVQPYSPHFHQSLLAPQRDVEETFQLIAEAKRPMLLYGRGVSGAEQAALSFAEAIGAAVTTSMPAKHVFPNEHELFVGGLGLAGSEAASVLMAESDLVIICGSTWWPDEYTPPAARVVQIDAVRHNIGINHSLQRGLVGDLKEILPQFVQMSGKLSQRGGNEEWKRRIAEARGQWTARLQQEASAEGSPIAPQRLMQVLSEQLPKDAVIALDTGDHSLWFNRCFTNRGQRVLLSGRWRTLGFALPAAIAAKLAEPARPVVAIAGDGGVVQTIVELKTAVKLGLGLTLLVLNNGSYAIEKNRMELEGLELVGSELDNPDFVKLAEACGAVGCRAQTVEELRDCLRKAGSESRPVLIDVAAASLKVPHTKL; from the coding sequence ATGACTCCCACTGTAATGGATCAAAAAAACGAACGGCAGCAAGCCGAGCCCGTCAACGCTGATGCGCACAAGCCGGATCAAGGCTTGTCCGTTGCTCCGTTCATCCTAGAGCAGCTCGCCGCCTGGGGCGTGGAGCGCATCTATGGAGTGATCGGGGATGCGAACCTGCTGCTCCTTGATGCGATTGGCAAGCAGAACAAGATACGGTTCGTTCCTTTCCTCGATGAGAACGCGGCTGCGCTAGCGGCTTCGGCTGAAGCGAAGCTAACAGGTCGAGTCGGGGTTGTGCTCGGTACGAGTGGACCGGGACTGACCAACATGCTGAACGGGTTAGGCGATGCGTATGCCGATGCGGCAGGTGTGATCGCAATTACGGGTCAAGTGGATGCGCCCAAGGTCGGCACGCATACGAAGCAGTACATTCAGCAGCAGGTGATGGTGGCGCCGCTCGCAACCTTCTCAGAGCAGCTGGCACATGCCGATGCATTACCGGATCTGCTGCTTCGCTGTCTGGTCATGAGCGGCGTGCAGGGCGGCGTGAGCCACCTGTCGATTCCGAAGCTGATGTTCCAAGATCGCGTACAAGGCGTGGTGCAGCCGTATTCGCCGCATTTTCACCAGTCATTGCTTGCCCCGCAGCGCGATGTGGAAGAGACGTTCCAGCTCATTGCCGAGGCGAAGAGGCCGATGCTGCTATACGGTCGCGGGGTGTCTGGAGCGGAGCAGGCTGCGCTCTCGTTCGCAGAGGCGATCGGGGCTGCGGTCACGACGTCGATGCCTGCGAAGCATGTGTTCCCGAACGAGCATGAGCTGTTCGTAGGCGGACTCGGCTTAGCTGGCAGCGAGGCAGCGAGTGTCTTGATGGCTGAGAGCGACCTCGTCATCATCTGCGGCTCGACGTGGTGGCCGGACGAATATACGCCGCCCGCTGCACGAGTCGTCCAGATTGATGCGGTCCGGCACAATATCGGGATCAACCATTCGCTGCAGCGCGGGCTTGTCGGTGATCTGAAGGAGATTCTTCCACAGTTCGTTCAGATGAGCGGGAAGCTGTCGCAGCGCGGTGGGAATGAGGAGTGGAAGCGTCGCATCGCGGAGGCTCGCGGTCAGTGGACCGCGAGGCTTCAGCAGGAGGCTTCCGCGGAGGGCAGTCCGATTGCTCCGCAGCGGTTGATGCAGGTGCTGTCTGAGCAATTGCCGAAGGACGCTGTCATCGCGCTCGATACGGGCGACCATTCGCTATGGTTCAACCGCTGCTTCACGAACCGAGGTCAGCGTGTGCTCCTCTCCGGTCGTTGGCGCACGCTCGGGTTCGCGCTTCCTGCGGCGATTGCGGCGAAGCTGGCGGAGCCTGCGCGTCCGGTCGTGGCCATCGCAGGCGACGGCGGCGTCGTGCAGACGATCGTCGAGCTGAAGACAGCGGTGAAGCTTGGGCTAGGATTGACGCTCCTTGTGCTGAACAATGGCTCGTACGCCATTGAGAAGAACCGCATGGAGCTTGAGGGGCTGGAGCTTGTAGGCAGCGAGCTGGATAATCCAGACTTCGTGAAGCTGGCCGAAGCGTGTGGGGCGGTCGGCTGTAGAGCCCAGACCGTGGAGGAGCTGCGCGACTGCTTGAGGAAGGCAGGGAGCGAGTCGCGTCCGGTGCTGATCGATGTCGCAGCAGCGTCGCTGAAGGTGCCTCATACGAAGCTGTAG
- a CDS encoding helix-turn-helix domain-containing protein gives MSTAAERPSLGVLKLGEGEQRFRLTRLAPSAEVGCFVMHYWFVQWDLTDQEPYMQEVLPNPCVNAAIEHGRSGIFAPAKERFEYEVTGKGSVFGVKFKPGGFYPFIKQPITTLAAKPLEPSVLFGMEARALEQTLLSLPSEAEMAAWADARLQAVLPEPDETALLVHEVVEAIKSTPDLSRVDQLSERFGLGVRRLQRLFEQYVGVSPKWVIMLYRLQNAAESIETRRVNSMLELSAQLGYHDQSHFIRDFKAVVGRTPEAYARSST, from the coding sequence ATGAGTACAGCGGCAGAGCGTCCAAGTCTGGGCGTGCTGAAGCTCGGGGAGGGAGAGCAGCGATTTCGGCTCACACGGCTCGCACCCTCTGCTGAAGTCGGATGCTTCGTCATGCACTATTGGTTCGTTCAGTGGGACCTCACCGACCAGGAGCCCTACATGCAGGAGGTGCTGCCGAATCCATGCGTGAACGCAGCGATCGAGCACGGCCGCTCCGGCATATTCGCTCCTGCCAAGGAGCGGTTCGAGTATGAGGTGACAGGTAAGGGCTCTGTATTCGGCGTCAAATTCAAGCCCGGCGGCTTCTACCCGTTCATTAAGCAGCCGATCACCACGCTAGCCGCGAAGCCGCTCGAGCCATCCGTCTTGTTCGGAATGGAGGCGCGGGCGCTCGAGCAGACGTTGCTGTCCTTACCGAGCGAAGCGGAGATGGCTGCCTGGGCCGATGCCCGGCTGCAGGCTGTGCTACCTGAACCGGACGAAACGGCCTTGCTCGTCCATGAGGTAGTCGAAGCAATCAAGAGCACGCCAGACCTCTCCCGCGTCGATCAGCTGAGCGAACGGTTCGGACTCGGCGTCCGCAGGCTGCAGCGGCTGTTCGAGCAATATGTCGGCGTATCTCCCAAGTGGGTCATCATGCTGTACCGTCTGCAGAACGCGGCCGAGTCGATTGAGACAAGACGTGTTAACAGCATGCTGGAGCTGTCGGCACAGCTCGGGTATCATGATCAATCTCACTTCATACGCGACTTCAAGGCAGTCGTCGGACGAACGCCAGAGGCGTATGCGAGGTCGAGCACGTGA
- a CDS encoding SRPBCC family protein, with product MELNYEFYIGAQPEKVWDILITPEGTKAIFFGSVLNSTFEIGAPFEYVGPGQDGDETVHVYGTILAYEPNRRLSLLEHPGPSYQSKHAELQSRMTFTLDPVGDCTKLTLVNDNWTPNHPSFESTRSHWWMILSNIKTLAETGRTLHFG from the coding sequence ATGGAGCTGAACTATGAATTTTACATTGGCGCGCAGCCGGAGAAAGTATGGGATATTTTAATCACTCCTGAGGGGACGAAGGCAATCTTCTTTGGCAGCGTATTGAATTCCACCTTCGAGATCGGAGCTCCCTTCGAATACGTCGGTCCAGGGCAAGATGGTGACGAGACGGTGCATGTATACGGTACGATACTGGCCTATGAGCCGAACCGACGCTTAAGTCTATTGGAGCATCCAGGCCCGTCGTATCAGTCGAAGCATGCGGAGCTACAATCACGAATGACCTTCACGCTCGATCCGGTAGGGGATTGCACGAAGCTGACGCTCGTCAATGACAACTGGACGCCGAACCACCCATCCTTCGAGAGCACACGATCACATTGGTGGATGATACTGAGCAACATCAAGACGCTCGCGGAGACAGGGCGAACCCTTCACTTTGGATAG
- a CDS encoding response regulator, which yields MWRIMIVDDTAFMRRFIRNIVEEMGGCVVVAEASNGLEAIRLYQQHRPDLVTMDITMPEMEGVQSVQEIMRLDPKARIIMCSAMGQHRMVLDSLTAGAKDFIVKPLQKDRVMQAIINAMQSDKRGERR from the coding sequence ATGTGGAGAATCATGATTGTCGATGATACGGCCTTTATGCGTAGATTTATTCGCAATATCGTTGAGGAGATGGGCGGATGTGTTGTTGTCGCAGAGGCAAGTAACGGCCTAGAGGCTATACGTCTTTATCAGCAGCATCGACCTGATCTTGTCACTATGGACATCACGATGCCCGAGATGGAAGGTGTTCAGTCCGTTCAAGAAATTATGCGACTAGACCCGAAGGCGAGAATCATCATGTGCTCCGCTATGGGACAGCACCGGATGGTCCTCGATTCGCTGACAGCAGGAGCCAAGGACTTCATCGTCAAGCCGTTGCAGAAGGACCGTGTCATGCAGGCCATTATCAATGCGATGCAAAGCGATAAGCGAGGTGAACGAAGATGA
- a CDS encoding FapA family protein codes for MSAYMSEDELLGLIKALSSESKSSNEHAVVDQVEHQGQGTVQVESNKVLVTDPSDQKSYARIQALPPIKLYVNGQHVTDSVTVRATDHIAWEIDSTPMFIIDVSKDKMQASFKLNSLKRYDWQLKSQEPTASLKLEAFEDLDSVLEAVQLTHVMQQVQKMGICKNLKPSAIFQELQAPTYQPVLIAQGVQPAPSQDASIELYFNEQVETAYFEAGGMVDYRNHLRIPSVKKGDIIAKKIPLVEGTVGYDVFGEIVKPDPPKDVMIMAKDHVEINSKGEVYALKEGRPRISGQQIKFFDISTSYVISGDVDIRTGHIVFSGDVVVYGDVQDSMIIESLGNVYVSGNVYRSTITATGSIVVKGNCLGGQLYSGYFGVIFNRLYSGSKKLAGMLKDMLEAAKLLIGIIEAKGKSIRVGQVINMVIENKFKEIPTIVREIIGCIMNIQNINAKELDSLKERLELLLHPLRIVELQAFSQLYSIQHLIQDTFQSIERMQESLVQIEVSQCHLTTIKSNGDILIRRDGVVQSQLYSKGNIIFYGAEAVCRGSQLEAGDTICAMYVGGESGGQTLLKAGKKVTLKKITFGRIGVGRFWRDFIEPDEHLVLHTNGLELFVERDTMQK; via the coding sequence ATGAGCGCTTATATGTCAGAGGACGAGCTGTTAGGGCTAATTAAAGCGCTAAGCAGCGAGAGCAAATCTTCCAACGAGCATGCCGTCGTTGATCAGGTAGAGCATCAGGGGCAAGGAACGGTACAGGTCGAGAGCAATAAAGTATTGGTGACGGACCCTTCGGATCAAAAATCTTATGCGCGAATACAAGCGCTTCCACCGATCAAGCTCTATGTGAATGGGCAGCATGTGACGGACAGCGTGACAGTCAGAGCCACGGACCATATCGCCTGGGAAATCGATAGCACACCCATGTTCATCATAGATGTATCCAAGGATAAGATGCAAGCCTCCTTCAAGCTGAATTCACTTAAGCGGTACGACTGGCAGCTGAAGTCGCAGGAGCCGACAGCGAGCCTGAAGCTGGAGGCATTCGAGGATCTAGATTCAGTTCTGGAGGCTGTACAGCTCACACATGTGATGCAGCAGGTTCAGAAGATGGGCATATGCAAAAACTTGAAGCCCTCGGCCATCTTTCAGGAGCTACAAGCTCCGACCTACCAGCCCGTCCTGATCGCGCAGGGCGTTCAACCGGCGCCAAGTCAAGACGCTTCCATTGAGCTGTATTTCAACGAACAGGTGGAGACCGCCTACTTCGAAGCGGGAGGCATGGTCGATTACCGCAACCATCTGCGCATACCTTCCGTCAAGAAGGGAGACATCATCGCTAAGAAAATACCGCTCGTCGAAGGAACGGTCGGCTACGACGTATTCGGCGAAATTGTGAAGCCTGATCCGCCCAAGGACGTTATGATTATGGCGAAGGATCACGTTGAAATCAACTCCAAGGGTGAAGTGTACGCCTTGAAGGAAGGACGTCCGCGCATTTCCGGACAGCAGATCAAGTTTTTTGATATTTCGACCTCCTACGTCATTTCGGGAGATGTTGACATTCGGACCGGACATATCGTATTCTCCGGCGACGTGGTCGTCTATGGCGATGTGCAGGACAGCATGATTATCGAATCACTTGGCAACGTCTACGTATCTGGCAACGTATACCGTTCGACAATTACCGCAACCGGAAGCATTGTCGTCAAGGGCAATTGTCTCGGGGGGCAGCTGTATTCCGGTTACTTCGGCGTCATCTTCAACCGACTGTACAGCGGCTCCAAGAAGCTGGCCGGTATGCTGAAGGATATGCTCGAGGCTGCCAAGCTGCTGATCGGCATCATTGAGGCCAAGGGGAAATCGATCCGGGTCGGACAAGTGATTAACATGGTCATCGAGAACAAGTTCAAGGAGATTCCGACGATTGTCCGCGAAATTATCGGGTGCATCATGAATATTCAGAACATTAACGCCAAGGAGCTGGACAGTTTGAAGGAGCGGCTCGAGCTGCTGCTGCATCCGCTCCGCATTGTGGAGCTGCAGGCGTTCAGCCAGCTGTACAGCATTCAGCATTTGATTCAAGATACGTTCCAGTCGATCGAGCGCATGCAGGAGTCGCTGGTCCAGATCGAGGTCAGCCAGTGTCATCTCACGACGATTAAGTCCAATGGCGACATCTTGATTCGCCGCGACGGTGTTGTGCAGAGTCAGCTGTACTCGAAGGGCAACATTATATTCTACGGCGCTGAAGCGGTATGTCGGGGCTCGCAGCTCGAAGCGGGCGACACGATATGCGCGATGTACGTCGGCGGAGAGAGCGGAGGCCAGACGCTGTTGAAGGCCGGCAAGAAAGTAACGCTGAAAAAAATTACGTTCGGACGCATTGGCGTCGGGCGCTTCTGGAGAGATTTTATCGAGCCTGACGAGCATCTGGTCCTCCATACGAATGGCTTGGAGCTATTCGTCGAGAGGGACACGATGCAGAAGTAG
- a CDS encoding PilZ domain-containing protein yields MKVEVTFGAQEKLVTGQLVIYEEELMVIEFPDGVSVRAGEYAECSLQGRSVPGRVICAHPHRVHLFVPHANAGLHEYRRKLRRIGTQLRGFIMIGEDMHAVLISDISEAGVGFIAESPISADKDAIPLVFHTDFFSIVLRIRMLHAAQSPEGYRYGARIELSSREQSARLRSYLLMTQLLSEG; encoded by the coding sequence TTGAAGGTAGAGGTTACGTTTGGAGCTCAAGAGAAGCTCGTAACAGGTCAATTGGTCATCTATGAGGAGGAGCTGATGGTGATTGAATTCCCCGATGGCGTAAGTGTCAGGGCGGGGGAATATGCGGAATGCAGTCTGCAAGGTCGAAGCGTGCCCGGTCGAGTTATCTGTGCCCATCCGCATCGGGTGCATCTGTTCGTGCCGCATGCGAATGCTGGTCTGCATGAATACCGCCGCAAGCTGCGGCGAATTGGCACACAGCTCAGAGGCTTCATCATGATCGGCGAAGACATGCATGCGGTCTTGATCAGCGATATATCTGAAGCAGGAGTCGGCTTTATCGCCGAGTCGCCGATTTCGGCGGATAAGGATGCGATACCGTTAGTTTTTCATACTGATTTTTTTTCAATTGTGCTTCGAATACGAATGCTGCATGCTGCGCAGAGTCCGGAAGGGTATCGGTATGGTGCGCGTATCGAGCTCTCCTCGCGGGAGCAGAGTGCCAGACTTCGCAGCTATCTGTTAATGACGCAGCTCTTGTCCGAGGGGTAG
- a CDS encoding small-conductance mechanosensitive channel encodes MNKTIFLLLTLCLIFVMPLLGSLTRWGDLPPGYGDFPAQKTVEDPGFSLIYFCLGVLLVSAITLVYVCPKLFGFKRPPAADRPASSSRDESTSSVSYPAWFWWSLPVLGVSWFIMWGRLELTALLEPYTFVPLWWSFILILDGIVYKRNGGVSLISSRPSVMQLLGIVSCFSWFAFEYLNFFVLENWYYPNSNILTDFGNIFWFSLSYTTVLPAIIEWYHLLQTIPLMRNRYSYGPKVSVSRRTVMWFYGLGIALAFGMGYFPFLLFWVLWVALVPLLAAAMSLNGYWTPMTPIQRGNWSPILLIGLATLCNGFFWEFWNFGSEWFHDDVPTNPNYWKYSVPYLDKFHLFSEMPILGYYGYLFFGVNCWMIWLAAAYTFKFDASFELRPVRSVEPDLEPVQSK; translated from the coding sequence ATGAACAAGACGATATTTTTATTGCTGACGCTTTGCCTTATTTTTGTGATGCCCTTATTAGGAAGCCTGACCAGATGGGGGGACTTACCGCCCGGGTACGGTGATTTTCCTGCCCAGAAGACGGTTGAGGACCCTGGCTTCAGCCTAATCTATTTCTGTCTGGGTGTGCTGCTAGTCTCTGCCATAACGCTCGTCTACGTCTGCCCGAAGTTATTCGGCTTCAAGCGCCCTCCGGCAGCTGATCGTCCTGCATCCTCTTCTCGTGACGAGAGCACAAGCTCCGTATCGTATCCAGCCTGGTTCTGGTGGAGCCTCCCTGTCCTTGGCGTTAGCTGGTTCATCATGTGGGGCCGACTGGAGCTGACGGCCCTTCTTGAGCCCTACACGTTCGTGCCTCTATGGTGGTCCTTTATCCTCATCCTTGATGGAATTGTGTATAAGCGTAACGGCGGAGTCTCCCTCATATCCAGCAGGCCATCGGTCATGCAGCTGCTCGGAATTGTGTCGTGCTTCAGCTGGTTTGCCTTTGAATACTTGAATTTTTTCGTTCTCGAGAACTGGTACTATCCAAATTCCAACATTTTAACCGATTTCGGCAATATTTTTTGGTTTTCCCTATCCTACACAACCGTATTACCTGCTATTATAGAATGGTACCATCTGCTCCAGACAATCCCTTTGATGAGAAATAGATACAGCTATGGGCCGAAGGTTTCCGTATCGCGACGTACCGTCATGTGGTTCTACGGACTCGGTATCGCGCTTGCTTTCGGTATGGGCTATTTTCCATTTTTGCTATTCTGGGTGCTATGGGTTGCGCTCGTACCGCTGCTTGCTGCTGCGATGTCCTTGAACGGTTACTGGACGCCGATGACACCGATTCAGAGAGGCAATTGGTCGCCCATCCTGTTAATAGGCTTGGCTACGTTATGTAATGGATTTTTTTGGGAGTTTTGGAACTTTGGCAGTGAATGGTTTCATGATGATGTACCAACGAACCCGAACTACTGGAAGTATTCGGTTCCCTATTTAGATAAATTTCACCTGTTTTCAGAAATGCCAATTTTAGGATATTATGGCTATTTATTTTTTGGTGTGAACTGCTGGATGATTTGGCTGGCGGCTGCGTATACATTCAAGTTTGATGCTAGCTTTGAATTAAGGCCGGTGCGAAGTGTGGAGCCGGATCTTGAACCAGTACAATCGAAATAA